Proteins encoded together in one Catellatospora citrea window:
- the dhaK gene encoding dihydroxyacetone kinase subunit DhaK has product MKKFVNDPRQFVAEMLKGVALANPDTLRYVPEYNLIMRADAPRADKVSVIQGSGSGHEPAHVMIVGKGMLDAACPGDVFAAPPMDYVLETSKLLATPKGVLHLINNYTGDRMAFDMGKEMAEAEGVQIKTVLVDDDVAVADSTFTIGRRGVAGNFFVIKVVGAAAEAGADIDELVRLGDKVNSVTRTMGMALTSCTPPAKGSPLFELGDDEMEIGVGIHGEPGRRREKLANADTIIDELLEAVVTDLPYERGDDVALMINGLGGTPIGELYLLYGRAHEQLEARGIHVRRNYVGEYCTSLDMAGASLTLVKLDDEIVKGLAAPAEIAIRTF; this is encoded by the coding sequence ATGAAGAAGTTCGTCAACGATCCGCGCCAGTTCGTCGCCGAGATGCTCAAGGGCGTGGCCCTGGCCAATCCGGACACGCTGCGCTACGTGCCGGAGTACAACCTCATCATGCGGGCCGACGCCCCGCGGGCGGACAAGGTCTCCGTCATCCAGGGCTCGGGCTCGGGCCACGAGCCGGCCCACGTGATGATCGTCGGCAAGGGCATGCTCGACGCGGCCTGCCCCGGCGACGTGTTCGCCGCACCGCCCATGGACTACGTGCTGGAGACCAGCAAGCTGCTCGCCACGCCCAAGGGCGTGCTGCATCTGATCAACAACTACACCGGTGACCGGATGGCCTTCGACATGGGCAAGGAGATGGCCGAGGCCGAGGGCGTCCAGATCAAGACGGTGCTGGTCGACGACGACGTCGCGGTGGCGGACTCCACGTTCACGATCGGCCGGCGCGGGGTCGCCGGGAACTTCTTCGTCATCAAGGTGGTCGGCGCGGCCGCCGAGGCGGGCGCCGACATCGACGAGCTGGTACGGCTCGGCGACAAGGTCAACTCCGTGACCCGGACCATGGGTATGGCGCTGACCTCGTGCACGCCGCCGGCCAAGGGTTCGCCGCTGTTCGAACTCGGCGACGACGAGATGGAGATCGGCGTCGGGATCCACGGCGAGCCCGGGCGTCGCCGCGAGAAGCTGGCCAACGCCGACACCATCATCGACGAGCTGCTGGAAGCCGTGGTGACGGACCTGCCCTACGAGCGCGGCGACGACGTCGCCCTGATGATCAACGGCTTGGGCGGCACCCCGATCGGCGAGCTGTACCTGCTCTATGGCCGGGCCCACGAGCAGTTGGAGGCCCGCGGCATCCACGTGCGGCGCAACTACGTCGGCGAGTACTGCACGTCGCTCGACATGGCCGGCGCTTCGCTGACCCTCGTCAAACTCGACGACGAGATCGTCAAGGGCCTGGCCGCACCGGCCGAGATCGCGATCCGGACGTTCTAG
- the dhaL gene encoding dihydroxyacetone kinase subunit DhaL, translated as MTENPLPQVEFVVRTIAQTAVANEKYFGDLDAVVGDGDFGYSLARGFEIVLSDWDTFDRTDAATFLRKVAVVITSRIGGTSGPLWGTAFLRAATVAAGKTAIDGETVVAMLRAAIEGIQARGSASLGDKTLLDALAPATDEIARQVGLGSDGPTTVRAAAAVARASADETAKLEARRGRASYTGERSIGSVDPGAVAVAVIFEALADAWPAAS; from the coding sequence ATGACCGAGAACCCGCTGCCGCAGGTCGAGTTCGTGGTGCGCACGATCGCGCAGACCGCCGTCGCGAACGAGAAGTACTTCGGCGACCTCGACGCGGTCGTCGGCGACGGCGACTTCGGCTACTCCCTCGCCCGTGGCTTCGAGATCGTCCTGAGCGACTGGGACACCTTCGACCGCACCGACGCCGCCACGTTCCTGCGCAAGGTCGCCGTCGTCATCACCAGCCGGATCGGCGGAACCTCCGGACCGCTGTGGGGCACCGCGTTCCTGCGCGCGGCGACCGTCGCCGCCGGCAAGACCGCCATCGACGGGGAGACCGTCGTGGCGATGCTGCGGGCGGCGATAGAGGGCATCCAGGCCCGCGGCAGCGCCAGCCTCGGCGACAAGACCCTGCTCGACGCCTTGGCCCCGGCCACGGACGAGATCGCGCGGCAGGTCGGCCTCGGCAGCGACGGACCGACGACGGTCCGGGCCGCCGCGGCCGTGGCCCGCGCCAGCGCGGACGAGACCGCCAAGCTCGAGGCCCGCCGCGGCCGCGCCAGCTACACCGGCGAGCGCAGCATCGGCAGCGTCGACCCCGGCGCGGTGGCCGTCGCCGTCATCTTCGAAGCCCTCGCCGACGCCTGGCCCGCCGCATCCTGA
- a CDS encoding HAD-IA family hydrolase → MVKALIFDCDGVLADTERYGHLPAFNQTFAEFGLPVRWDEQEYGRKLAIGGGKERMASLLTPQFVAAAGLPPDPAGQAEAVAAWHRRKTELYTAMVAAGDLPARPGIARLTEQAHAAGWLLAVASTSAEPSVRAVLEHAVGPDRARDFTVLAGDIVPRKKPAPDIYLLALDRLGLAPHDAVVVEDSHNGLAAAVAAGIACVVTVNDYTADEDFTGAAFVVDSLGEPDAAPVTVLANDSPAAPGAYVTLADLEAVLAERDGR, encoded by the coding sequence ATGGTGAAAGCCCTGATCTTCGACTGTGACGGCGTCCTGGCCGACACCGAACGCTACGGGCACCTGCCCGCGTTCAACCAGACGTTCGCCGAGTTCGGGCTGCCGGTGCGGTGGGACGAGCAGGAGTACGGCCGCAAGCTCGCCATCGGCGGCGGCAAGGAGCGCATGGCCAGCCTGCTGACCCCGCAGTTCGTCGCCGCCGCCGGACTGCCGCCCGACCCGGCCGGGCAGGCCGAGGCCGTCGCCGCCTGGCACCGCCGCAAGACCGAGCTCTACACCGCCATGGTCGCCGCGGGTGACCTGCCCGCCCGCCCCGGCATCGCCCGCCTCACCGAGCAGGCCCACGCCGCCGGCTGGCTGCTCGCCGTCGCCTCCACCTCGGCCGAACCGTCCGTGCGAGCGGTGCTGGAGCACGCCGTCGGCCCGGACCGGGCCCGCGACTTCACCGTGCTCGCCGGCGACATCGTGCCGCGCAAGAAACCGGCGCCCGACATCTACCTGCTCGCCCTCGACCGGCTCGGGCTGGCGCCGCACGACGCGGTTGTCGTCGAGGACTCCCACAACGGCCTGGCCGCCGCCGTCGCGGCCGGGATCGCCTGTGTCGTCACGGTCAACGACTACACCGCCGACGAGGACTTCACCGGCGCCGCGTTCGTCGTCGACTCGCTCGGCGAGCCGGACGCCGCCCCGGTCACGGTGCTCGCCAACGACAGCCCGGCCGCGCCCGGGGCGTACGTCACGCTGGCCGACCTCGAGGCCGTGCTCGCAGAAAGGGACGGGCGATGA
- a CDS encoding class II fructose-bisphosphate aldolase has translation MGVVPLKEIVDRAMREHYGVPAINIVNDLTMESVLAAAVERRSPVIVQTSVKTVRSIRSDVLIAMWKSMTAGIEVPVSLHLDHCPDRAVITDCLAKGWNSVLFDASTLPVEENLRQTIEVVAEARAYGAHVEGEIEAITGVEDGVGSDEASHRQTLETSVHFVETSGVDVFAPSIGNAHGVYSAEPHLDGQRVSDLVAATGVPIALHGGTGLTDAQFTDLIARGCAKVNVSTALKITYMTSNLAFLREAETQGKWDPPSLFKHVAADVTAMAAGYADRFGSTGRAW, from the coding sequence ATGGGTGTCGTGCCGCTCAAGGAGATCGTCGACCGGGCGATGCGCGAGCACTACGGCGTCCCCGCGATCAACATCGTCAACGACCTGACGATGGAGAGCGTCCTGGCCGCCGCGGTCGAGCGCCGCTCTCCCGTCATCGTCCAGACCTCGGTCAAGACGGTGCGTTCCATCCGGTCCGACGTGCTCATCGCGATGTGGAAGTCGATGACGGCCGGCATCGAGGTGCCGGTCAGCCTGCATCTCGACCACTGCCCGGACCGGGCGGTGATCACCGACTGCCTGGCCAAGGGCTGGAACTCGGTGCTGTTCGACGCCTCCACCCTGCCCGTCGAGGAGAACCTGCGCCAGACCATCGAGGTGGTCGCCGAGGCCCGCGCCTACGGCGCCCACGTCGAGGGCGAGATCGAGGCGATCACCGGGGTCGAGGACGGCGTCGGCAGCGACGAGGCGTCCCACCGGCAGACGCTGGAGACCTCGGTGCACTTCGTCGAGACGTCCGGGGTCGACGTGTTCGCGCCGTCGATCGGCAACGCGCACGGGGTCTATTCGGCCGAGCCGCACCTCGACGGCCAGCGGGTCAGCGACCTCGTCGCGGCGACCGGCGTGCCGATCGCGCTGCACGGCGGCACCGGCCTGACCGACGCCCAGTTCACCGACCTGATCGCCCGGGGCTGCGCGAAGGTCAACGTGTCCACCGCCCTCAAGATCACCTACATGACCTCGAACCTGGCCTTCCTGCGCGAGGCCGAAACGCAGGGCAAGTGGGACCCACCATCGCTGTTCAAGCACGTCGCGGCGGACGTCACCGCGATGGCCGCCGGCTACGCCGACCGCTTCGGCAGCACGGGGCGGGCATGGTGA
- a CDS encoding GNAT family N-acetyltransferase, which produces MIAAVELRAAGTRLRPPEVADAPAVLLLAQDPDVRMWNPRCSIPDLPAAVADCVTGADWSDGAQATFSIIDDATAAYAGTIALHHIDHDNAQARIGYRIAPWTRGRGVATGSVRAVSQWAFTTLRLHRIVLTHAVGNTASCHVAHKAGFALEGVMRASKRFGDGLLHDEHLHARLAADPG; this is translated from the coding sequence ATGATCGCTGCTGTCGAACTGCGGGCGGCCGGGACACGACTCCGGCCGCCCGAGGTCGCCGACGCGCCGGCGGTCCTGCTCCTCGCGCAGGACCCCGACGTGCGGATGTGGAACCCGCGCTGCTCGATACCCGACCTCCCGGCAGCGGTCGCCGACTGCGTCACCGGCGCCGACTGGTCCGACGGCGCCCAGGCGACCTTCTCGATCATCGACGACGCGACCGCCGCGTACGCGGGAACGATCGCCCTGCACCACATCGACCACGACAACGCCCAGGCGCGGATCGGTTACCGGATCGCGCCGTGGACCCGCGGACGCGGCGTCGCCACCGGCAGCGTGCGCGCGGTGTCGCAGTGGGCCTTCACCACGCTGCGCCTGCACCGCATCGTGCTGACCCACGCGGTCGGGAACACCGCCTCGTGCCACGTGGCCCACAAGGCGGGCTTCGCACTGGAAGGTGTGATGCGCGCGAGCAAGCGCTTCGGCGACGGGCTGCTGCACGACGAACACCTGCACGCCCGGCTCGCCGCAGACCCCGGGTAG
- the eno gene encoding phosphopyruvate hydratase, translating to MTAIDTVHAREILDSRGNPTVEVDVLLDDGSLGRAAVPSGASTGTAEAVELRDGDTRRYHGKGVRRAVEAVLGEIADAVAGLDGADQAAVDRVLIELDGTANKSRLGANATLGVSLAVVKAAAVAAGQPLYRYLGGPDAVTLPLPLMNIVNGGAHADNPLDFQEFMIAPVGATSFAEAVRMGSEVFHTLRAALQAAGQHTAVGDEGGFAPMVHHADEALAFISTAISDSGYTPGVDIAIALDPAASEFYRDGAYHYDGEQRVRTVAEHVDYLVELADRYPIVSIEDGVAQDDFEGWKALTDRLGGRVQLVGDDVFCTNVDLLRDGIARGIANSILVKVNQVGTLTEMLTTMQAARKAGYSAVMSHRSGETEDTTIADLAVATGCGQIKTGSLSRSDRTAKYNQLLRIEEELGERAAYAGRAALTGQPR from the coding sequence ATGACCGCCATCGACACCGTGCACGCCAGGGAGATCCTGGACAGCCGCGGCAACCCGACCGTCGAGGTCGACGTGCTGCTCGACGACGGCTCGCTCGGGCGGGCCGCCGTCCCGTCCGGGGCGTCCACCGGCACCGCCGAAGCCGTCGAGCTGCGCGACGGCGACACCCGCCGCTACCACGGCAAGGGCGTACGCCGGGCGGTCGAGGCCGTACTCGGGGAGATCGCCGACGCGGTCGCCGGGCTGGACGGCGCCGACCAGGCCGCCGTGGACCGAGTGCTGATCGAACTCGACGGCACCGCCAACAAGTCCCGGCTCGGCGCCAACGCCACCCTCGGCGTCTCCCTGGCGGTGGTGAAGGCCGCCGCCGTCGCCGCCGGTCAGCCGCTGTACCGGTACCTGGGTGGCCCCGACGCGGTGACCCTGCCGCTGCCGCTGATGAACATCGTCAACGGCGGCGCGCACGCCGACAATCCTCTCGACTTCCAGGAGTTCATGATCGCCCCGGTCGGCGCGACGAGCTTCGCCGAAGCGGTGCGGATGGGTTCGGAGGTGTTCCACACGCTGCGGGCCGCTTTGCAGGCCGCCGGGCAGCACACCGCCGTCGGCGACGAGGGCGGCTTCGCGCCGATGGTGCACCACGCGGACGAGGCCCTGGCCTTCATCAGCACCGCGATCAGCGACAGCGGCTACACCCCGGGCGTCGACATCGCCATCGCGCTGGACCCCGCCGCGTCCGAGTTCTACCGCGACGGCGCCTACCACTACGACGGCGAGCAGCGGGTCCGCACGGTCGCCGAGCACGTCGACTACCTGGTGGAGCTGGCCGACCGGTACCCGATCGTGTCGATCGAGGACGGCGTCGCCCAGGACGACTTCGAAGGCTGGAAGGCGCTCACCGACCGGCTCGGGGGCCGGGTGCAGCTGGTCGGCGACGACGTGTTCTGCACCAATGTCGACCTGCTGCGCGACGGCATCGCCCGCGGCATCGCCAACTCGATCCTCGTCAAGGTCAACCAGGTCGGCACCCTGACCGAGATGCTGACCACCATGCAGGCCGCGCGGAAGGCGGGCTACAGCGCGGTCATGTCGCACCGCTCCGGCGAGACCGAGGACACCACCATCGCCGACCTGGCCGTGGCCACCGGCTGCGGCCAGATCAAGACCGGCTCGCTGTCGCGCAGCGACCGCACCGCCAAGTACAACCAGCTCCTCCGTATCGAGGAGGAACTCGGCGAGCGCGCCGCCTACGCGGGCCGGGCCGCCCTGACCGGCCAGCCTCGATGA
- a CDS encoding FAD-binding oxidoreductase, whose amino-acid sequence MTGSVDLAPLVAALPAACVIVDPDQMGGYRWDRANDPYAGMPLAVVRATSTRDVQEAVRFAAAHRIAVVPRGAGSGLSGGSSAVDGCLVISTERMRAITVDPASRTAVVEPGLFNAEVKAAAAEHGLWYPPDPSSFEFCSIGGNVATNAGGLCCVKYGVTSDYVLGLTVVLADGTAVELGGPRLKDVAGLSLTKLFIGSEGTLGIITRVVLRLIPAQRPRATLVATFASLDDATRTVLDVTRRMRPSMLEFMDRTSINAVEDLTRMGLDRSAEAMLVIQSDEPAPHAAAEIGQIADICQANHAAEVFSTDDQETGEAFTVARRMAIPAVEKQGSLLLEDVGVPVPELGTLVRGIAAISVAREVTIAVIAHAGDGNTHPLIVFDPMDADQSARAHRAYAEVMELAMALGGTITGEHGVGRLKKAWLPDYLGPDALELNRRIKNALDPLGILNPGAIF is encoded by the coding sequence ATGACCGGTTCCGTCGACCTGGCGCCCCTGGTCGCCGCGCTGCCCGCCGCCTGCGTCATCGTCGACCCGGACCAGATGGGCGGCTACCGGTGGGACCGCGCCAACGATCCGTACGCGGGCATGCCCCTCGCGGTCGTGCGCGCCACCAGCACGCGCGACGTGCAGGAAGCGGTCCGGTTCGCGGCCGCGCACCGGATCGCCGTGGTGCCGCGCGGTGCCGGATCGGGCCTGTCCGGCGGATCCTCGGCCGTGGACGGATGCCTGGTCATCTCGACCGAGCGCATGCGCGCGATCACCGTGGACCCGGCGTCGCGGACCGCCGTCGTGGAGCCAGGCCTGTTCAACGCCGAGGTCAAGGCCGCAGCCGCCGAGCACGGGCTGTGGTATCCCCCCGACCCGTCCTCGTTCGAGTTCTGCTCGATCGGCGGCAACGTCGCCACCAACGCCGGTGGCCTGTGCTGCGTCAAGTATGGTGTGACCAGCGACTACGTCCTGGGACTCACCGTCGTGCTCGCCGACGGCACCGCTGTCGAGCTGGGCGGCCCCCGGCTCAAGGACGTCGCCGGGCTGTCGCTGACGAAGCTGTTCATCGGCAGTGAGGGAACTCTCGGCATCATCACCCGCGTCGTGCTGCGCCTCATCCCGGCCCAGCGACCGCGGGCCACCCTGGTCGCCACTTTCGCCTCCCTCGACGACGCGACCCGGACCGTCCTGGACGTCACCCGCCGTATGCGCCCGTCGATGCTCGAGTTCATGGACCGCACGTCGATCAACGCCGTCGAGGACCTCACCAGGATGGGCCTCGATCGCAGCGCCGAGGCCATGCTCGTCATCCAGTCCGACGAGCCCGCACCACACGCGGCCGCGGAGATCGGCCAGATCGCCGACATCTGCCAGGCCAACCACGCCGCCGAGGTGTTCTCCACCGACGACCAGGAGACCGGCGAGGCGTTCACCGTCGCCCGGCGCATGGCGATTCCCGCGGTCGAGAAGCAGGGATCGCTGCTGCTGGAGGACGTCGGCGTGCCGGTGCCCGAACTCGGCACCCTGGTGCGCGGCATAGCGGCGATCTCCGTTGCCCGCGAGGTCACGATCGCCGTCATCGCCCATGCCGGTGACGGCAACACGCACCCGCTGATCGTGTTCGACCCCATGGACGCCGACCAGTCGGCGCGCGCCCACCGGGCCTACGCGGAGGTGATGGAGCTCGCCATGGCGCTGGGCGGCACGATCACCGGCGAGCACGGCGTCGGCCGCCTCAAGAAGGCCTGGCTGCCCGACTACCTCGGGCCGGACGCACTCGAACTCAACCGGCGGATCAAGAACGCACTCGATCCGCTGGGCATCCTCAACCCCGGGGCGATCTTCTAG
- a CDS encoding phosphotransferase — MTGDPPLAEVCRAFGLPAPRSSTRLAHGMMNRNWRIANADGREYAVKELRDAPPDHARTQHALLRRLAEHGIPVAVPVADAAGDTVAQLAGVGYTVTPWVDGEHLPGARLDVAACDRLGRTLGRVHAALAAVRPDIAVPAPADPPSHAAAAGRIEHYLSAIAARPVPDPVDQVAADHLRWRRALLATSVRPAGPQPEQGWTHGDFHQFNLVWRAGAVVAVLDWDRLRRQPPGAELIRACLLHFAGEDGALDLARIAAVVRGYRAVRPVDDEVLADLVRRAWWHWFTDFWPLDWRYGRGDTSCDHQFAANERTLRWWTAHRRQVCAALSARPE; from the coding sequence GTGACAGGTGATCCGCCGCTGGCGGAGGTCTGCCGGGCGTTCGGCCTGCCCGCTCCGCGCTCCTCGACCCGGCTGGCGCACGGGATGATGAACCGCAACTGGCGGATCGCCAACGCCGACGGCCGGGAGTACGCCGTCAAGGAGTTGCGCGACGCGCCGCCTGATCACGCCCGGACCCAGCACGCGCTGCTGCGGCGGCTGGCGGAGCACGGCATCCCGGTGGCGGTCCCGGTCGCCGACGCCGCGGGCGACACCGTGGCACAGCTGGCCGGCGTCGGGTACACGGTGACGCCCTGGGTCGACGGCGAGCACCTGCCCGGAGCGCGGCTGGACGTCGCCGCGTGCGACCGGCTGGGACGGACGCTCGGCCGGGTGCACGCGGCGCTGGCCGCGGTCCGCCCGGACATCGCTGTGCCGGCCCCGGCGGACCCGCCGAGCCACGCGGCGGCCGCGGGACGCATCGAGCACTACCTGTCCGCGATCGCCGCCCGGCCGGTTCCGGACCCGGTCGACCAGGTTGCCGCCGACCATCTGCGCTGGCGGCGGGCGCTGCTGGCGACCTCGGTCCGGCCGGCCGGACCGCAGCCGGAGCAGGGCTGGACCCACGGCGACTTCCACCAGTTCAACCTCGTCTGGCGGGCCGGCGCCGTCGTCGCCGTGCTGGACTGGGACCGTCTTCGCCGGCAGCCGCCGGGCGCCGAGCTGATCCGCGCGTGCCTGCTGCACTTCGCCGGCGAGGACGGCGCGCTCGACCTGGCCCGGATCGCGGCCGTCGTGCGGGGCTACCGTGCGGTCCGGCCGGTCGACGACGAGGTTCTCGCCGATCTCGTCCGTCGGGCGTGGTGGCACTGGTTCACCGACTTCTGGCCGCTGGACTGGCGCTACGGCCGCGGCGACACCTCCTGCGATCACCAGTTCGCCGCCAACGAGCGGACCCTGCGCTGGTGGACCGCACACCGTCGGCAGGTGTGCGCCGCTCTGTCGGCCCGGCCGGAGTAA
- a CDS encoding TraR/DksA family transcriptional regulator, translating to MTSVDDGVDLEQVAALLRQRHEQTVEQIRVQTAESHNLRQAARHEPGDVADAGSLISDTAQHDIVTATLTEQAERLSAALDRLRDGSFGLCGTCGQQIPLARMEIMPWATHCIPCQQRAERGR from the coding sequence ATGACGTCTGTCGACGACGGAGTGGACCTGGAGCAGGTCGCCGCGCTGCTGCGCCAGCGGCACGAGCAGACCGTCGAGCAGATCCGCGTGCAGACCGCCGAGTCGCACAACCTGCGGCAGGCCGCACGGCACGAGCCCGGCGACGTGGCCGACGCGGGTTCGCTGATCAGCGACACCGCCCAGCACGACATCGTCACGGCCACGCTGACCGAGCAGGCCGAGCGCCTGTCAGCGGCGCTGGACCGGCTGCGTGACGGCTCGTTCGGCCTGTGCGGCACCTGCGGGCAGCAGATCCCGCTGGCCCGGATGGAGATCATGCCGTGGGCCACCCACTGCATCCCCTGTCAACAGCGGGCCGAACGAGGCCGCTGA
- a CDS encoding sigma-70 family RNA polymerase sigma factor: MRNEREYVEYVQARMPWLRRLAYRLCGQWPAADDLVQDCLVALYRHWRKASAAESVDAYVRAMLVHSYLAERQRSWTRRVWPVAEVTGPATVPMADAEHRVDLLAALAKLSAGQRAVLVLRYWEDLDVAQTATALGCSTGTVKSQTSYAISALRRLLPAYEPRRSDTP; the protein is encoded by the coding sequence TTGCGAAACGAACGAGAGTACGTCGAGTACGTGCAGGCACGGATGCCGTGGCTGCGACGGCTGGCGTATCGGCTGTGCGGGCAGTGGCCGGCCGCGGACGACCTGGTGCAGGACTGCCTCGTCGCGCTGTACCGGCACTGGCGCAAGGCGTCGGCGGCGGAGTCGGTCGACGCCTACGTGCGGGCGATGCTGGTCCACTCCTACCTGGCCGAGCGGCAGCGGTCGTGGACCCGCCGGGTCTGGCCGGTCGCCGAGGTGACCGGGCCCGCGACGGTGCCGATGGCGGACGCCGAACACCGCGTCGACCTGCTGGCCGCGCTCGCGAAGCTGTCCGCCGGGCAGCGTGCGGTCCTGGTCCTGCGTTACTGGGAGGACCTCGACGTGGCGCAGACCGCGACCGCGCTGGGCTGCTCGACCGGGACCGTCAAGAGCCAGACGTCGTACGCCATCTCGGCGCTGCGCCGCCTGCTGCCCGCCTACGAGCCGAGAAGGTCGGACACGCCATGA